The Candidatus Cloacimonadota bacterium DNA window ATGCAAGGTTAGGGTACAAAAAGGCAAAAAAATGAACAAAAAAAATATTATCCAAATTTTGAAGTCTGGAAATCAGGAACTATTTTATTCCTCTTTCATTTCTTGGTTGTTAGAGCCTACCGGAGAACATGGCTTGAGTAGTTACTTTTCACAGTGGTTTTTCAGCAGAATAGGTGAAAAAATTAATAGCTTTGTAGTAGAAACGGAAAAGTCGATACAGGGTGGTAGAGCCGATATATTAATTACAACTGATGATGGCCGTATGATTGTGATTGAAAATAAAACAAAATCTATTGGTAGTAATGAACAAATTAAAAGTTATGAAGATGAGAATGTAGTTGTTATTCCTTTAGGTTTAGTTGCCGAGAATTTTCCAGTAGAACAAAGAGATAAAGTAATAACCTATTCTGAAATTTGTAATTTCTTAAAAAATTCTAATCCTGAGGATAAATCACTTTCAGTTCTAATTGATCATTTTACTTCTTATCTTGATTCTTTATTGTCACCGTTCAATTTATTGCATAAGTATTGTTGCAAAGAGATTGACCTGGCACAAGCCAAGGAAGAGTTGGCGAAGCTTAATCCAATTACAATTAATGATAATGATCGAAGATTTTTTCAAGCGGTTTATTTTGAGAGATTGCTATCATACATTTCAGTAAACACACAGGAATTAATACTTGGTACTAGCGGATACTACGATCAAAAGAAACATACGGAGAAACCTTCTGCCACGAAGTGGAATATTGAAAAAAACTTGCGGGGACCTGCTTTTATGGAGGCCATTATTTATAAAACAGAAATACCAGGGATATTAAAAGTCTCGAATAAATGGGCACCGGTATTTGAGAATGTTGAAACCCCAGATATGAGCCCACGTTTGGAACTTTGGGTCAGTCCTGATAATATTTTTAATGAAAATAACATAGGTGTATTTGAAATTGGTTGTTGGGATGATGAATTAAAAAAATCATTTAACTCATCAAATACGTTTAAAAAACGTGGGACAAGAAATTTTCATTTTCGAGTTCTTACCCCAATGGATATTATATATCAAAATATGACAAATCTAATACTCCAGGAGATGGGGAAAATCTGGGAATTTCATACTTTACCCTAACCCATGTGTATTCACCGGAGCACTATAGGCCGCCGTTCATGCAAATTCAGTGCTCTTGGTAAAAATTATCTTAGCCTCAAATTCCGCTAAGCGACCGGTGATACTGGCGTTTGGCATCACAAAAAAGGTGATATATGTCAATTTGGGAATCAAAAACTGTAGCAGATACAATTAAAGAAATATCGAATGGTATCTTTGTGCTACCAGTCATACAAAGGCGGTTAGTATGGAATGAAGAAAAATGGAACTGATTTTTGACACTCTGTTAAAG harbors:
- a CDS encoding PD-(D/E)XK nuclease family protein → MNKKNIIQILKSGNQELFYSSFISWLLEPTGEHGLSSYFSQWFFSRIGEKINSFVVETEKSIQGGRADILITTDDGRMIVIENKTKSIGSNEQIKSYEDENVVVIPLGLVAENFPVEQRDKVITYSEICNFLKNSNPEDKSLSVLIDHFTSYLDSLLSPFNLLHKYCCKEIDLAQAKEELAKLNPITINDNDRRFFQAVYFERLLSYISVNTQELILGTSGYYDQKKHTEKPSATKWNIEKNLRGPAFMEAIIYKTEIPGILKVSNKWAPVFENVETPDMSPRLELWVSPDNIFNENNIGVFEIGCWDDELKKSFNSSNTFKKRGTRNFHFRVLTPMDIIYQNMTNLILQEMGKIWEFHTLP